One segment of Streptomyces sp. XD-27 DNA contains the following:
- a CDS encoding lipid-transfer protein, giving the protein MSLRRADALGGRAAIVGIGATEFSKDSGRSELKLAVEAVRAALDDAGLAPADVDGLVTFTMDTSPEITVAQACGIGELSFFSRVHYGGGAACATVQQAALAVAAGVADVVVCYRAFNERSGRRFGAGVRHREPSAEGVALGWALPFGLLTPASWVAMAAQRYLHTYGLTPEAFGHVAVTARRHAATNPAAYFHGRPISLADHAASRWIAEPLRLLDCCQETDGGQAVVVTGVERARTLRRPPAVITAAAQGAGRAQEQMTSYYRDDLTGLPEMGVVARQLWRNSGLAPADIDVGIVYDHFTPFVLMQLEEFGFCGPGEGAGFVAADALPLNTHGGQLGEAYLHGMNGIAEAVRQIRGTAVNQVPGARRALVTAGTGVPTSGLILGADG; this is encoded by the coding sequence ATGAGCCTCCGGCGCGCGGACGCCCTCGGTGGGCGGGCCGCCATCGTCGGCATCGGTGCGACCGAGTTCTCCAAGGACTCCGGCCGCAGCGAGCTGAAACTCGCGGTCGAGGCCGTTCGCGCCGCCCTCGACGACGCCGGGCTCGCCCCCGCCGACGTCGACGGCCTCGTCACCTTCACCATGGACACGAGCCCGGAGATCACCGTCGCCCAGGCATGCGGCATCGGGGAGCTGTCGTTCTTCTCGCGCGTGCACTACGGCGGTGGCGCGGCCTGTGCCACCGTGCAGCAGGCCGCGCTCGCCGTCGCCGCCGGCGTCGCGGACGTCGTCGTCTGCTACCGCGCCTTCAACGAGCGCTCCGGCCGCCGCTTCGGCGCGGGCGTGCGGCACCGCGAACCGTCCGCCGAAGGCGTCGCGCTGGGCTGGGCGCTCCCCTTCGGGCTGCTCACCCCCGCCTCCTGGGTCGCCATGGCCGCCCAGCGCTACCTGCACACGTACGGGCTGACGCCCGAGGCGTTCGGGCACGTCGCGGTCACCGCCCGCCGGCACGCCGCCACCAACCCCGCCGCGTACTTCCACGGCAGGCCGATCAGCCTCGCCGACCATGCCGCCTCGCGCTGGATCGCCGAGCCGCTGCGGCTGCTGGACTGCTGCCAGGAGACCGACGGCGGACAGGCGGTCGTCGTCACCGGCGTCGAACGGGCCCGTACGCTCCGGCGCCCGCCCGCCGTCATCACCGCGGCCGCCCAGGGCGCGGGCCGCGCCCAGGAGCAGATGACCAGCTACTACCGCGACGACCTGACCGGCCTGCCCGAGATGGGCGTCGTCGCCCGGCAGCTGTGGCGGAACAGCGGGCTGGCGCCCGCCGACATCGACGTCGGCATCGTCTACGACCACTTCACGCCGTTCGTGCTGATGCAACTGGAGGAGTTCGGGTTCTGCGGGCCGGGCGAGGGCGCCGGGTTCGTCGCCGCCGACGCGCTGCCGCTCAACACGCATGGCGGGCAGCTGGGAGAGGCGTACCTGCACGGGATGAACGGCATCGCCGAAGCCGTGCGGCAGATCCGCGGTACGGCGGTCAACCAGGTGCCGGGCGCCCGGCGCGCCCTGGTCACCGCCGGCACCGGCGTACCGACCTCCGGGCTGATCCTCGGCGCCGACGGCTGA
- a CDS encoding SigE family RNA polymerase sigma factor, whose protein sequence is MTTPVCPSASAAVFPSFASYVRARGPVLLRTARSLTANACDAEDLLQTALTKTYLAWERIEDHKALDGYVRRALVNTRTSQWRKRKVDEYVCDELPEPDQVPGPDPAEQQVLRDAMWRAVLRLPARQRAMVVLRYYEDLSEAQTAEVLGVSIGTVKSAVSRALGKLREDPELTRAA, encoded by the coding sequence ATGACCACGCCCGTGTGCCCCAGCGCATCCGCCGCCGTGTTCCCGTCGTTCGCCTCCTACGTCCGGGCGCGGGGGCCGGTGCTGCTGCGCACCGCCCGTTCCCTCACCGCCAACGCCTGTGACGCGGAGGATCTGCTCCAGACCGCGCTCACCAAGACCTACCTGGCCTGGGAGCGGATAGAGGACCACAAGGCGCTGGACGGGTACGTCCGCCGGGCGCTGGTGAACACCCGCACCTCGCAGTGGCGCAAGCGCAAGGTCGACGAGTACGTCTGCGACGAGCTGCCGGAGCCGGATCAGGTCCCCGGGCCCGACCCGGCCGAGCAGCAGGTGCTGCGCGACGCGATGTGGCGGGCGGTGCTCCGGCTGCCCGCCCGTCAGCGGGCGATGGTCGTCCTCAGGTATTACGAGGACCTGAGCGAGGCGCAGACGGCCGAGGTGCTCGGGGTGTCCATAGGCACGGTCAAGAGCGCGGTGTCCCGCGCCCTCGGCAAGCTGCGGGAGGACCCTGAGCTGACCCGGGCGGCCTGA
- a CDS encoding dsRBD fold-containing protein has translation MEVQVVEVAGWHVEIEFYEDETHTKAAALLRLRDGTELRAHGRATRDTRDAAEARIGEELAGARALSDLAEQLTVKANAEVKELKKQV, from the coding sequence GTGGAGGTGCAGGTCGTGGAGGTCGCGGGATGGCACGTCGAGATCGAGTTCTACGAAGACGAGACGCATACCAAGGCGGCGGCCCTGTTGCGGCTTCGGGACGGCACGGAACTGCGGGCGCACGGCCGCGCCACACGCGATACGCGGGACGCCGCGGAGGCCCGCATCGGTGAGGAGCTCGCGGGTGCTCGGGCGCTGTCGGATCTCGCCGAGCAACTGACGGTCAAGGCCAATGCCGAGGTCAAGGAGTTGAAGAAGCAGGTCTGA
- a CDS encoding glycoside hydrolase domain-containing protein — protein MDRQKRIIRYAVGLVAALSCLAAGGVPPESAAAAGAAGAAGVAEPTAAEPAAVGPALPDPRIYGADIFHGWALDTCHTPSLATLRAWRSSRYRAVGVYYAGHGRACREQPRLTRAWAYGAQSLGWRLLPIYVGSQAPCVRGKAKRHPKIGDEPWEQGRAEGRIAVKRAKRLGLRKRSALYLDIEAYNTARTRCARTTLAFVRGWNREVRSRGYFPGFYSSADSGVRHLEKARRSGVRDLPSVMWFARWTRSPALYGEPTLRASGWFAHRRIHQYSGNVSEKHGGKRMRIDRNMVDAPVAILR, from the coding sequence ATGGACCGACAAAAAAGGATCATCCGATATGCGGTCGGCCTGGTAGCGGCACTGTCCTGTCTGGCGGCAGGCGGCGTACCGCCCGAATCGGCCGCGGCCGCCGGAGCCGCCGGAGCCGCCGGAGTCGCCGAGCCCACCGCCGCCGAGCCCGCCGCCGTCGGGCCCGCCCTGCCCGACCCTCGGATCTACGGGGCCGACATCTTCCACGGCTGGGCCCTCGACACCTGCCACACTCCGAGCCTCGCCACCCTGCGCGCGTGGCGCAGCTCCCGCTACCGCGCCGTCGGCGTCTATTACGCCGGCCACGGCCGCGCCTGCCGCGAGCAGCCGCGGCTCACGCGCGCGTGGGCGTACGGCGCGCAGTCCCTCGGCTGGCGGCTGCTGCCGATCTACGTCGGCTCCCAGGCCCCGTGCGTCCGCGGCAAGGCCAAGCGGCACCCCAAGATCGGCGATGAGCCGTGGGAGCAGGGCCGCGCGGAGGGCCGGATCGCCGTGAAGCGCGCGAAGAGGCTCGGCCTGCGCAAGCGCAGCGCGCTCTACCTCGACATCGAGGCGTACAACACGGCCCGTACCCGCTGCGCCCGCACCACCCTCGCCTTCGTCCGCGGCTGGAACCGCGAGGTGCGCTCGCGCGGCTACTTCCCCGGCTTCTACAGCAGCGCCGACTCCGGCGTACGGCACCTGGAGAAGGCCCGTCGATCCGGCGTGCGGGATCTGCCGTCGGTGATGTGGTTCGCGCGCTGGACGAGAAGCCCCGCGCTGTACGGGGAGCCGACTCTGCGCGCTTCGGGCTGGTTCGCGCACCGCCGGATCCATCAGTACTCGGGGAACGTCAGCGAGAAGCACGGGGGCAAGCGGATGCGCATCGACCGGAACATGGTGGACGCGCCCGTGGCGATCCTCCGCTGA
- a CDS encoding MaoC family dehydratase, with product MVPLVVPVTRTLIVAGALASRDYQDVHHDAEAAREKGSPDIFMNILTTGGLVGRYVTDWAGPGAELQKLAIRLGAPNHPGDTMTLTGRVTALAGRTAEVAVTGTNRLGDHVTGTATIQLPASEPPAPYGTEPPASYRTEAPS from the coding sequence CTGGTGCCGCTCGTCGTCCCCGTCACCCGCACCCTCATCGTCGCCGGTGCCCTCGCCTCCCGCGACTACCAGGACGTCCATCACGATGCCGAGGCCGCCCGGGAGAAGGGTTCGCCCGACATCTTCATGAACATCCTCACCACGGGCGGACTGGTCGGCCGGTACGTCACCGACTGGGCCGGGCCCGGCGCCGAGCTGCAGAAGCTGGCCATCCGGCTCGGCGCGCCCAACCACCCCGGCGACACCATGACCCTCACCGGGCGGGTCACCGCCCTCGCGGGCCGGACCGCCGAGGTCGCCGTGACCGGGACCAACCGGCTCGGCGACCACGTCACCGGGACGGCCACCATCCAGCTTCCGGCGTCCGAGCCGCCCGCGCCTTATGGGACCGAGCCGCCCGCGTCGTACAGGACCGAGGCGCCCTCATGA
- a CDS encoding GntR family transcriptional regulator: MATAYERIRDALRQDIRGGRPAPGQKLPSEVKLSERFRTSVPTVQRALAELEIEGLIDKRHGVGNFVREPRRRVLRDNSRHQWEKDRAREPETTRLETGATEHDTGLTASDLVFHAEYREATADEDLAAAFDVPVGTKLLQRTYRTHSREEDAPFDVAHSYLLHDLVAANPDLLDATKEPWPGGTQSQLFTVGIELDRVVERLTARPPTSEEAEELGIPRGVSVIVLRKTSIDSGGRVVEVADVALPGDRTELVFTTPLARW; encoded by the coding sequence ATGGCCACGGCATATGAGCGCATTCGCGACGCTTTGCGCCAGGACATCCGCGGCGGGCGGCCGGCACCCGGCCAGAAGCTGCCTTCGGAGGTGAAGCTCTCCGAGCGGTTCAGGACGAGTGTGCCGACGGTCCAAAGGGCGCTCGCCGAGCTGGAGATCGAAGGGTTGATCGACAAGCGGCACGGTGTGGGGAACTTCGTCCGCGAGCCGCGGCGGCGCGTGCTGCGCGACAACTCGCGGCACCAGTGGGAGAAGGACCGGGCGCGTGAGCCCGAGACGACGCGGCTGGAGACCGGAGCCACGGAACACGACACCGGCCTGACCGCCTCTGACCTGGTCTTCCACGCCGAGTACCGCGAGGCGACGGCCGATGAGGACCTCGCCGCGGCCTTCGACGTGCCGGTGGGCACGAAGCTCCTTCAGCGGACGTACCGCACGCACTCCCGCGAGGAGGACGCCCCCTTCGACGTCGCGCACTCGTACCTGCTCCACGACCTGGTCGCGGCCAACCCCGACCTCCTGGACGCGACGAAGGAGCCGTGGCCGGGCGGCACGCAGAGCCAGCTCTTCACGGTCGGCATCGAGCTGGACCGCGTCGTCGAGCGGCTCACGGCCCGTCCCCCGACGTCCGAGGAGGCCGAGGAGCTCGGCATCCCGAGGGGCGTTTCGGTGATCGTCCTCCGCAAGACGTCGATCGACAGCGGAGGCCGGGTGGTCGAGGTCGCCGACGTGGCATTGCCCGGCGACCGCACCGAACTCGTCTTCACGACGCCCCTGGCCAGGTGGTGA
- a CDS encoding glycosyltransferase family 2 protein, which yields MTNLISVITAVHAPAAEHLPSAYTSLLDQELPDGWDWQWVIQEDGETDAVAPYVPDDARVSFGQGRAGRAAMARTMALSRAEGQYVKVLDADDMLTAGVLARDLHALEENPGIGWSTSRVLDLLPDGSTVGFDQDPSHGVIARGAVLEHWKAHNFRAQVHPATLFVRRDLLLALGGWMALPASEDTGLLLALSAVSRGWFNAETGLLYRKWPGQVTSQAAHAQEGEREARFAVAEARARALAALENWRYEGR from the coding sequence ATGACCAACCTGATCTCCGTCATCACTGCGGTGCACGCGCCCGCCGCCGAGCATCTGCCCTCCGCGTACACGTCGCTGCTGGACCAGGAACTGCCCGACGGCTGGGACTGGCAGTGGGTCATCCAGGAGGACGGCGAGACCGACGCGGTCGCGCCGTACGTGCCCGATGACGCGCGCGTCAGCTTCGGCCAGGGCCGAGCGGGCCGCGCGGCGATGGCCCGCACCATGGCACTGTCCCGGGCCGAAGGCCAGTACGTGAAGGTGCTGGACGCCGACGACATGCTCACCGCGGGCGTACTGGCCCGCGACCTCCACGCGCTGGAGGAGAACCCGGGCATCGGATGGTCGACCTCACGCGTGCTGGACCTCCTGCCGGACGGCTCGACGGTCGGCTTCGACCAGGACCCGTCGCACGGAGTCATCGCGCGCGGCGCCGTGCTGGAGCACTGGAAGGCGCACAACTTCCGAGCTCAGGTCCACCCGGCGACCCTCTTCGTGCGCCGCGACCTGCTCCTGGCCCTCGGCGGCTGGATGGCGCTTCCCGCATCGGAGGACACGGGCCTGCTCCTGGCCCTGAGCGCGGTCAGCCGCGGCTGGTTCAACGCGGAGACGGGCCTGCTCTACCGAAAGTGGCCCGGCCAGGTCACCAGCCAGGCCGCACACGCCCAGGAAGGCGAGCGGGAGGCCCGGTTCGCGGTCGCGGAGGCCAGGGCCCGGGCCTTGGCCGCGCTGGAGAACTGGCGCTACGAAGGGCGCTGA